In the genome of Columba livia isolate bColLiv1 breed racing homer chromosome 1, bColLiv1.pat.W.v2, whole genome shotgun sequence, the window caaaTCCTCTTCCCTCTGCATGACTTAATTCTGTCCTACTGCTGATGTGCTCTGTCGGCTTCCCTTCCCTGAGAGGCAGGTGGCAGATCTTATCTCCAAGGTCATGGACTGCTGACCCTCAGGAGACTGAGAAAGACCAAATGTCTCTGGTTGCATGTGAACTGGTGCAGCCATCCCCAGCTGCTGACTGCAATAAATACTGGTCATGTAAAGCAGGTTGGtgtgctgcttctctctgtTCCTCTGTACAACCCTCATCTGAGTTTAGGATAAAACCTGCTCCTATGAATGCTGAAGAGTAGGATCCACGTGTATGAGGCTTCCTTCTTGCCTCCTGTGCCTCAATGTGAATCAGGCTACattgaaatcatagaatcattttgactggaagagaccctcaagatcatcaagtccaacagtTAACCAAACACTGGCATTgaatcatgtccctaagcaccacatatatgtatcttttaaacatctccagggatggtgactcagtcacttccctggcagcctgttccagtgcctgtcAACTCcttctgtgaaaaaataaaaataaaataaataaatatttatatttatatttatatttatatttatatttatatttatatttatatttatatttatatttatatttatatttatatttatatttatatttatatttatatttatatttatatttatttaaatactggAGAGAttagcaaatatatatatatatatttctaatgTTAAATCTAAACCCTTTCtgggtgcaacttgaggccattgcctcttgtcttatcacttgctacttgggagaagagaccaacaccccccatggtacaacctcctttcagatagttgtagaatTCAGGTCACAATCCCAGCACATCATGACAGTGAGGGAAAGGACGGCCAGGCTTTTCCTGATGGACCGTCTACCAAATTCAGCATTTCTCTGAAAGACCCTGCTCTGAAGTAAGGACACGGGGTAAGTCCACAGAGATGACTGCCAGTGTGAGTGTGAGCATCTCGTTTGGCAAGCTGCTATGACTTGTACTGGACATGCTGATCTTGGCCAAAGAGAAAACAGTTAATAAttacttttgtttattttgatcAAACACCTGGGACTGGTTCCTCTACTGGCATAAACTGATAGGGCTTCACTGCTCACAGCAAAACTTTCCTCTGAATGCCACCTAGTAAAAATGAACAAAGTGCTCATTGAAAGCAGTGGAAATTTTGCTAGGAAAAATACTGGAGAGATTAGTAAAACCCTACTATCTGCTGCACTAACAAGGTTAGGGGGTTTGTTGTtgtatggttttgtttgctaaaaaaagaaagtcatgCTTCCTGTCTATATTTGCACCATTCTGTTAATTTTGtacttttctctccctttcagtaaatatgtttttcagGAAGTTGCATATGAAGGCTTTGATCACATCATCTGTGTTGTGTCACTACATGTCTGCATGGGCTGAAATCATTACGGCCTTTGAGAGATCTGAATGTGCAATTCAGATCACAAATTTCCTGCAAGAATGGAGGGACGCGATTGTCACCTAGTCAAGGCCACTTTAGGTACCATTACAAATCCTCTGCTGCCCTCCTATGGCCATTGTACATATTGCCATCTGATAAAAAGCCTATAGTTTTGCTTTTGAAGCATCTCAAAATGTAGGTACAGGGGGCTGTCTTTCTCGTTCACTTCATATTACAACATATGCTAAGATACCAGAAGGGAAAAATAGGGACATAATCTGCAAATGGATTATACGAAGCCGAATTGATAGTGATTTTGACATCCTAACAGGGTTGTTTATCCTGATCGTCAAGTTCCCACTGGAGCCTTTCAGCTCCTTTTAATCTCTGCATGAATAGAAGAGGATATGCCTCTGAATAAACTCACAACCTCTTCTCTGGATTCACTTTTAGCCATCAAAATACAGCCCAAAGTGATAGAGCCATTCCAAGAAGTAATAGCAACTAGTCAAAAGCAAACCAGTATGAGACCTTCATGTCATCTCTCACCTTATTTCAGCAATATTCAGCAAATGCTCTCTGTCCACAGAAtcccagcagctgcacagacacctttttttcccaaggaatCACACCGTGGCTACAAGTGCCCCCCTCACTGAGCCTATCTGTAGCAGGCAATGGAAAATGGACTTCTCTGTAGTCAGGATGAGGCCGTTACACTTTCTCTTGGCTCTTTTTTCCATGCAAAAGAGTTGTCAGAGGCCATGTGACTTCGCAGGTAACTCGCTGCCCTTTATTGGGAAGGGTGATGGAAAGCAGCTACTAGAGAGAGGTTAGTCTCAGTATTGAATTTGTATTGATAGACTCATTCTGAGTTTACCTAATGTAAACAGTTCAACACAGTGCCACTCTGCATTGGTGTAAAGGTAGGACTGTCAGCACAGTATTAGAAACCAGGGGGAGCTGAGAAGAGAGATAGTTACGTTATCTCGGTTTCCAGATGGGATCCCAACCTACCCTGCATTTCTATGTTGGCTTTATCAGAGCTCTGCACTTCTATAAAAGTGCTTTTTAAGCTCTTGGTGAAGGCACGTTCTCCACTTCATTCTGACACATCACTCCTTGGGAGACAGCCACTTTAAACTTCTCCAAACCagaattttcagcctttttgCAAGAACAAGAACACCAGATGCCTCGGAATTAAGAGAATTATCAAGGTGAAGGTCATGTGCACCAGCTGGAGTTGGTGCAACCAGACCCTGCCTTATGGATTGTGGGCACACTTCTACCAGTAAATTGTCTGGATTGATTAATGACTTCTGAATTGCCGTAAGAATCTGGTGAATGATCTTTTGTTGAAGAATTGCCATGAAAACCTGAGTGCAAGTTACAAACTGCAGAATTTTCCAGttcaagaaaaaagggaaagaagcagatATAAATGACCTCTGCTTGAGCAAAATGTCCTTTACAGTGTCTCAGGTGGACTCTAGGATGCCAGTGGTGCTGGCCAGCCTTCTGTTGCTGATCTCCTCACAAATGCTGGTAAAGGGGGTAAACATTGTTCTTTATTTGAAATGGTGAAATTGCTTATCCCACTgaataaactctttttttttttaatcacttgaaACATGTTCTTTAAGTGCCTTTGGGTTCAGTTTCAACTCTTCTGCTTTCAATTGCTCTGTTCCATTTCTTATCTATCCTAATTTCTTTTAACCACTTGATCGGAAATTTCCTCTCGTTTGGAGCCAGATGGTTTCCTAGGGTGTTTTTGTGAGTAGATCTCTCAGACTtgttcctctccttttccaGCTTGTCTCAACCATGGCTCTGAAAAAATCTATGTGTTGTTGGATGGAATAGTGACAACATTGTTCTATTTCTTGTGACTGCCTTTTAGCTTTCCCTTAAAACAATTATGGTatcatggaaaaataaactggATCCATGTATAATTTATGGACCAGTATAGCTTCAGAGGCTAAGAAAAGTATCAATTGGTTATGTGTCTAGAATGTCTCTCTGAAATTAAGTGAATATCTACTTGTAGAACTCAACTACCCACTGACTACAGTACTTCACAAGTCCACTAGGAGctcaaaaagcagaaataccACAATTCACATAATTTCTTATCACACCAGTTCTTATTAATTAGAAATGCTAGAAACATATCATTAGTGTGTCGTTTCATAGGCAGAATAtattacagtttatttttgtgttataGCATCCAGTTGCATAAATCCTTACTCATGTGTTTAATGTTAATTTACATGACAAGTCTAACTGGCTTCACCAAGACAAACTGGACCAACAAAAGTTTTGACATATTGTTACTATACTGTCCTCTACTGAACATCGTTCTCTGGAGCCAAAACATGTCTGAGATGTGTGgcaagacaggaagaagaagtTGACCTCTGAGAGTGTTCAGGCTGCATGGGCCCTAGCGCATGGTTTTGCTTATTCTTTCCCTCTTCAAAACTGCTTATTAATCGTGAGCAGGATATTGAAATAAATATAGCATGGGTTTGTCCCGCAGGGTCTGTACCATCACGCTCTGAAgtttttactgcttttgaaGTTTTAATGCCACTGCTTCATATCAGAAAAGAACTCTGGCATCCTGTCTGACATGTGCCTGAGGTGGGGCTTGGATTGTAACCTGAGGTTGCTGAGGAAGGTCTTGTCAAAGATGCCTACCTGCTGTGCTTGCTCTGCTAATCATGACAAAGAGGCAATAAGAGGATAAGGAAAAATTTGGCTTTCATCCACAGAGATACACAAGAAGTTCACATTTCCGATACTAACCTTAATTTGCTTCTGTGTTGCAGGCTGTGTCCCACCTTATGATGGATATGTCTCTGCATTCCTTTGATGACCAGTATCTGGGATGCAGAGAGCAGATGATTGAAGAACTGGAACAAGGAGACTATTTCCAAGAGGAAATAGCTGCTAACAAGGACTATTTGAGTCTCTGGAAGAAGGCTCAGGAGGCTTTGTTAAAAAGCCCTGTAGGTCTTCTGAGGGAGATGCATGAGAGCCATGCCATAGTCCTCATGGCTTACACCATGAACTCTTCCCTGCACTCTGAGCTCAACTGGGCCACATCTACAGCAGGAAGCTCTCCAGAGAACTACAGACATAACTTcagtttcaaatattttcacttttaccTAACGACTGCTATCCAGATAATGAAGCAGTGGCAGAGCAGCAAGGAGAGCATGGAGAATCCTAAGTGCTACCGAGTGCACAGGGGTGTAAAGGACTTATACATCGAGGCCGCGGTAGGCAGCAGAGTGCGATTTGGTCGTTTCACCTCCACCTCCCGCCTCTGGAATGAAGCCCAGAGGTTTGGGAATGAGACTTTGTTCACAGTGACCACTTGCCTGGGAGCAGCCGTGCAAGGCTTTTCTTACCACACATCTGAGAAGGAAGTCCTCATTCCCCCATATGAGGTATTCTTTGTCAAAAGCTTCTTTCGGTCACAGCATGGTAACCGGCTGCATCTGCATTCCGTGGGGAACTACAGCAAGTACCACTGCCAGCTTGTGGAAGGTATTGTACATAGCCCTTCATGCAGGAGCTTGCAGGACAGTCTAATCTCAAGTGCCCCAAAAAGACCTCACCAGCTGCACCTACATGGGTCCATGTTCAAGGCCCAATCTGTAGCTTGCCCACTGTGCTCACCTGTGACAGCCACATGACCCAGTTTTTACCTGTTTGTTGTGAAACCTGGGAGCACTCCACAGCTCAATAAAGGTGAATCCACCTGATACATGTGAGGTCTTAGGGTTCTTTGCAGCCTCCATTTATCCCATCTGCCATGGCAAGGATGTCATAGGACATGTGCTTTTGTGTCCCTAGCATTCCTTTTGCAAGGGCAGATGAGATTTGCTGGCAGCTTAAATTCAGATAGCGGTGTTTCCTGTgacagaagggaggaagggCTTCCTTTGGTAAAGCACACTGTGAGTTCCATGGCTACAGAGATAACCCTCTGCTGGAAGACATCACTGGGCCTGTTCCACACCCCTGTCCTTCTGTGAGTCCACCACCAATATGGGACTCTTGTTTTTGTGTCTATGGACAATAGTGCATGAATGCAAACTTTGAGTACAAAACTATCATTCAGGAATGAGAGTTTTTGCCCGGACCTAAGCCAAAGTAGCAAGTAGACTTGAGAAAATGGCTTTTATGGGCAAAGTCTGTGTTAGTGAGTGCAGGAAGCTTTAGGCAGCCAAAAGAGCTCTAAATGACTACTCTCTTGACTTTCTTTCAGCTTCAAGAAGCAAGAACAGTGGTTCCACTGCCCTCGCCTTTGCTGTTCTTCCTAGTGTACTTGGAGTTTTCATCTGCTTGGCCCACAATGACTGATTCTCTGGCTGCATTCAGATATATACACTGCAATAGCAGGCAAGAATTCACAGGAAATCAGTGTCTGGAGTTTGCGCTGTTACACAAGGTTCAACCCTGCCTTTGctttcagctgcagctctccagcTGACACTGGAACATTCAGCCTGCTTCATCAAAACAGACATTCTCTGGACCTGTTCAGGTAGGAGGGTAGTTATCTATGGACTTTCCGAAGAGAAGGTTAGTGACAGCCTTCACTATAGGTAGCTTTTCCTTAGACATTCAGGAAAGACACATAGGGACTTTGGACTCTACAGATCTCTTAGTACCTTTATTTTTAGCAAGGAAGAGTCTGTCTGTGGGATGCAAAAGGCACCATGGTGGTAAAGTTGAGTGGATAACTGTGCAGCCTCGCATATCTCCTTTGAGTGCAGGGTCCCAGGGGACAGTAAAGTCTGTGGCTGTTGCATAGTGGCCTTTCCCCGCTGCCTGACCCCATGCATCAAAGCCAGAGCTCTCATCTCAGGCTGACTCTCTGCATCTCACACATGTGGGACAGAAGCATAAAGCTGCTTTGAGAGATGGAACTTAGCTGGAGAGGATCAGGAGACTTGTCAGGCTTCAGCTTTCATGTTTGACttcagcacttctgaaaaatcaGGCAGATCCTGCGTTCATAATAGTCCTCTAATGGCTGCTGAATACCATCTGGTCAGTTCACGCTGAAGTGAAGGACAGCCTGTGGAGCCTGCTGCTGTCTTCATGGGTGCTGGATGTGACTGAAATTCGTTTACCTGCCATTCTACTTTGC includes:
- the ART4 gene encoding ecto-ADP-ribosyltransferase 4 isoform X2; translation: MSFTVSQVDSRMPVVLASLLLLISSQMLAVSHLMMDMSLHSFDDQYLGCREQMIEELEQGDYFQEEIAANKDYLSLWKKAQEALLKSPVGLLREMHESHAIVLMAYTMNSSLHSELNWATSTAGSSPENYRHNFSFKYFHFYLTTAIQIMKQWQSSKESMENPKCYRVHRGVKDLYIEAAVGSRVRFGRFTSTSRLWNEAQRFGNETLFTVTTCLGAAVQGFSYHTSEKEVLIPPYEVFFVKSFFRSQHGNRLHLHSVGNYSKYHCQLVEASRSKNSGSTALAFAVLPSVLGVFICLAHND
- the ART4 gene encoding ecto-ADP-ribosyltransferase 4 isoform X1, producing MSFTVSQVDSRMPVVLASLLLLISSQMLVKGAVSHLMMDMSLHSFDDQYLGCREQMIEELEQGDYFQEEIAANKDYLSLWKKAQEALLKSPVGLLREMHESHAIVLMAYTMNSSLHSELNWATSTAGSSPENYRHNFSFKYFHFYLTTAIQIMKQWQSSKESMENPKCYRVHRGVKDLYIEAAVGSRVRFGRFTSTSRLWNEAQRFGNETLFTVTTCLGAAVQGFSYHTSEKEVLIPPYEVFFVKSFFRSQHGNRLHLHSVGNYSKYHCQLVEASRSKNSGSTALAFAVLPSVLGVFICLAHND